A window of Haloarchaeobius litoreus contains these coding sequences:
- a CDS encoding excinuclease ABC subunit C: MDAQTVREHATDLPTEPGVYQFFEGDTVLYVGKAVDLRSRVRSYADPRSARIAGMVERADDLDVAVTDTETQALLLEANLIKRHQPRYNVRLKDDKSYPLVQLTDHEFPRIEVTRDPNEGATVFGPYTSMGTVETVVKALRETFGVRGCSDHKFAGRERPCLDHEMGLCTAPCTDEISREDYIADVDAVTQFFAGETGVLADPLRREMEQAAESQSFERAANLRDRLEVVASFHGSGGEAVSGRDEYERSVDVLGVALRGDDATVARLHAEGGQLVERDRHAVAASEGTDRESGDAVPSVLAAFLVQYYAERSLPDAIILPEHHGDEEVAAWLDAADVAVRVPGAGREAKLVELALKNARRNVGRRDESAALADELGRPRISRIEGFDVSHAQGTAVVGSNVCFVDGSAEKSDYRRKKLDETNDDYANMRALVRWRAERALAGRDDRPDPDLLLIDGGEGQLAAAMDALEATGWDVPCVALAKAEELVITPDRTFDWDDDAPQLHLLQRVRDEAHRFAVQYHQTIRDDVSTVLDDVTGVGPETRRRLLGRFGSVENVREASVDELLAVEGVGEKTAEQLRRRL; the protein is encoded by the coding sequence ATGGACGCGCAGACGGTCCGCGAGCACGCGACCGACCTCCCGACGGAGCCGGGGGTCTACCAGTTCTTCGAGGGCGACACGGTGCTGTACGTCGGGAAGGCGGTGGATCTGCGCTCGCGCGTCCGGTCGTACGCGGACCCGCGGTCGGCTCGCATCGCGGGGATGGTCGAGCGGGCGGACGACCTCGACGTGGCGGTCACCGACACGGAGACGCAGGCGCTGCTGCTGGAGGCGAACCTCATCAAGCGCCACCAGCCGCGGTACAACGTGCGGCTGAAGGACGACAAGTCGTATCCCCTCGTCCAGCTGACCGACCACGAGTTCCCCCGCATCGAGGTGACCCGTGACCCGAACGAGGGCGCGACCGTCTTCGGCCCGTACACGAGCATGGGCACCGTCGAGACGGTCGTGAAGGCGCTCCGGGAGACGTTCGGCGTGCGGGGCTGCTCGGACCACAAGTTCGCGGGACGCGAGCGACCCTGCCTCGACCACGAGATGGGGCTCTGTACCGCGCCGTGCACCGACGAGATCTCCCGGGAGGACTACATCGCGGACGTCGACGCCGTCACGCAGTTCTTCGCCGGGGAGACGGGCGTGCTGGCCGACCCGCTCCGCCGGGAGATGGAGCAGGCCGCCGAGTCGCAGTCGTTCGAGCGCGCGGCGAACCTGCGGGACCGGCTCGAAGTCGTGGCGTCGTTCCACGGCAGCGGCGGCGAGGCGGTCAGCGGCCGTGACGAGTACGAACGGTCGGTCGACGTGCTCGGAGTGGCGTTGCGGGGCGACGATGCGACGGTCGCCAGGCTCCACGCGGAGGGTGGCCAGCTGGTCGAACGGGACCGCCACGCCGTCGCCGCATCGGAGGGAACCGACCGCGAGTCGGGGGATGCGGTCCCGTCCGTCCTCGCGGCGTTCCTCGTGCAGTACTACGCGGAGCGGTCGCTGCCCGACGCGATCATCCTCCCCGAGCACCACGGCGACGAGGAGGTGGCGGCGTGGCTGGACGCGGCGGACGTTGCGGTCCGGGTACCGGGCGCGGGCCGGGAGGCGAAGCTGGTCGAACTGGCGCTGAAGAACGCCCGCCGGAACGTCGGTCGCCGCGACGAGTCGGCGGCGCTCGCCGACGAACTGGGACGTCCCCGAATCTCCCGAATCGAGGGGTTCGACGTGAGCCACGCCCAGGGGACGGCCGTCGTCGGCTCGAACGTCTGCTTCGTCGACGGGAGCGCCGAGAAGTCGGACTACCGCCGGAAGAAGCTCGACGAGACGAACGACGACTACGCGAACATGCGGGCCCTCGTCCGCTGGCGGGCCGAGCGCGCGCTGGCGGGGCGTGACGACCGCCCCGACCCCGACCTGCTGCTCATCGACGGCGGCGAGGGCCAGCTCGCGGCGGCCATGGATGCGCTCGAAGCGACGGGCTGGGACGTCCCATGCGTTGCGCTGGCGAAGGCCGAAGAGCTCGTGATTACGCCCGACCGCACGTTCGACTGGGACGACGACGCGCCACAGCTCCACCTGCTCCAGCGCGTCCGCGACGAGGCCCACCGCTTCGCCGTACAGTACCACCAGACGATCCGGGACGACGTGTCGACGGTGCTCGACGACGTGACCGGAGTCGGCCCCGAGACGCGGCGGCGGCTGCTCGGGCGGTTCGGGAGCGTCGAGAACGTCCGCGAGGCCAGTGTCGACGAGCTACTGGCCGTCGAGGGCGTCGGCGAGAAGACCGCAGAACAGCTGCGTCGGCGGCTCTAG
- a CDS encoding DUF4013 domain-containing protein, which yields MVVDSLKFPTKGEDGMMRAIIGGGLLLASAIIPLLPQLIVNGYSLQSMRAGARNNPNPPEFEDWESLLKDGALMFGVTLVYTLIPVMLLFGVLFLGFFVFSFGAAAGSAAGEGGAAAGGGIGLIVMLLLGGLAFLLLMLAYYLMPAALVGVATEEEFMAAFDFDSVREIAFTSDYFVALVVAAVVNFLAFLVIFPLMFLLVGFPLAFIMQAGIFHYLGTVARDIATTGTGGPRTSEPHTGDAF from the coding sequence ATGGTAGTGGACTCACTGAAGTTCCCGACGAAGGGAGAGGACGGGATGATGCGGGCCATCATCGGCGGTGGCCTGCTGCTCGCCTCGGCCATCATCCCGCTGCTCCCGCAGCTGATCGTGAACGGCTACAGCCTCCAGTCGATGCGGGCCGGCGCCCGGAACAACCCGAACCCGCCGGAGTTCGAGGACTGGGAGTCGCTGCTGAAAGACGGCGCGCTGATGTTCGGCGTGACGCTCGTCTACACCCTGATACCGGTGATGCTGCTGTTCGGGGTGTTGTTCCTCGGCTTCTTCGTGTTCTCCTTCGGCGCGGCGGCCGGGAGTGCCGCCGGTGAGGGTGGCGCAGCCGCCGGCGGCGGTATCGGACTCATCGTCATGCTCCTCCTCGGGGGACTGGCGTTCCTCCTGCTCATGCTCGCGTACTACCTGATGCCCGCCGCACTGGTCGGCGTCGCGACCGAGGAGGAGTTCATGGCGGCGTTCGACTTCGACTCCGTCCGCGAGATTGCGTTCACGAGCGACTACTTCGTCGCGCTCGTCGTCGCCGCCGTCGTGAACTTCCTCGCGTTCCTCGTCATCTTCCCGCTGATGTTCCTGCTCGTCGGCTTCCCGCTCGCGTTCATCATGCAGGCTGGCATCTTCCACTACCTCGGCACCGTCGCCCGCGACATCGCGACGACCGGAACCGGGGGGCCCCGCACCAGCGAACCCCACACCGGCGACGCCTTCTAG